A section of the Paenibacillus yonginensis genome encodes:
- the mutS gene encoding DNA mismatch repair protein MutS — protein sequence MAKFTPMIEQYLSVKEEAKDAFLFFRLGDFYEMFFDDAILAAKELEITLTGRAGGADEKIPMCGVPYHSAENYIQRLIEKGYKVAICEQVEDPAAAKGVVRREIVRVVTPGTVMEGKAVAEKSNNYMVAVTEVDHVMAIAACDLSTGELHVTSAPSNQEWLRDEINIYSPSEMIGDEQLLAWIKEQSGPLGKPVVYSPRAKAQDEVGRKQFGEAAWIRLEPERRACVAMLVAYLGETQKRSLGQLSRISAYEPEQYMILDPFTRRNLELVETVRDRSKKGSLLHLLDRTETSMGARLLRRWVDKPLLSRSQVEVRLEAVEELYGAFMLREDLKEKLKGIYDLERLVGRIAFGTANGRDLNALKLSLLQIPELKELCSGSASATLGRIASGMDDCGDLASLIEEAIADDPPVSVRDGGLIRPGFNAKLDELREASTNGKRWIADLEAAERQATGIKSLKVGYNKVFGYYIEITKSNLTSLPEGRYERKQTLANAERFVTPELKEREALILEAEDRMLDLEYGLFSEVRDQLSANIPRLQRLAEAVAEIDVLRSLAAVSAESGFVRPVLTDGYDFVVENGRHPVVETVMEGSSFIANGTNLKRDASILLITGPNMAGKSTYMRQVALISIMAQIGCFVPAGRAEIPMVDRIFTRIGAADDLIGGQSTFMVEMADIQVMTEKATPRSLIIIDELGRGTSTTEGIAIAQAVIEYVHDVIGCKALVSTHFHELAHLESGLSKLRNYSMAVQESGDKVHFLRKLVPGAASTSYGIYCAKLAGLPAAITDRASSLLGDLEKVSVLAVSGEAVKAAVPEQALSTAAPDAAGQADSGRSGIRLPGAGGSEVRYSAQETADSGKALAETAAAAEQEVVQLSIFGDEQAEQAVSGSAASAKEEAKLRGLVKQLKQADIMNMTPLQAMGLLNELKMKAKDL from the coding sequence ATGGCAAAATTTACGCCGATGATTGAACAATATTTAAGCGTGAAGGAAGAAGCGAAGGACGCTTTTTTGTTTTTCCGCTTGGGCGACTTTTATGAGATGTTTTTTGATGATGCGATTCTCGCCGCCAAAGAACTGGAAATTACGTTGACCGGCCGGGCGGGCGGCGCCGACGAGAAAATTCCGATGTGCGGCGTTCCGTACCATTCGGCCGAGAACTATATACAAAGATTGATTGAGAAAGGCTACAAGGTTGCGATCTGCGAGCAGGTTGAAGATCCGGCGGCAGCCAAAGGCGTGGTAAGGCGCGAAATCGTCCGGGTTGTGACCCCGGGAACGGTCATGGAGGGCAAGGCGGTTGCGGAGAAAAGCAACAACTATATGGTCGCTGTCACTGAAGTGGATCATGTTATGGCGATTGCCGCCTGCGACCTGTCCACCGGTGAGCTGCATGTGACGTCTGCACCTAGCAATCAGGAGTGGCTGCGCGATGAAATTAACATTTATTCGCCGTCCGAAATGATCGGGGATGAACAGCTTCTGGCCTGGATCAAGGAGCAGTCCGGACCGCTGGGCAAACCGGTGGTTTATTCGCCGCGCGCCAAAGCACAGGATGAAGTTGGCCGCAAGCAGTTTGGCGAAGCAGCCTGGATCCGGCTGGAGCCGGAGCGGCGGGCCTGCGTGGCGATGCTGGTCGCTTACCTGGGCGAAACCCAGAAGCGTTCGCTGGGCCAGCTCAGCAGAATCTCTGCTTATGAGCCGGAGCAGTACATGATTCTCGATCCGTTTACACGGCGGAATCTGGAGCTGGTGGAGACAGTCCGCGACCGCTCTAAGAAAGGTTCGCTGCTCCATCTGCTGGACCGGACGGAGACGTCGATGGGTGCGCGGCTTTTGAGACGGTGGGTGGACAAGCCTCTGCTCTCCCGCAGTCAGGTGGAAGTGCGGCTTGAGGCCGTCGAGGAGCTGTATGGAGCCTTTATGCTCCGCGAGGATTTGAAGGAGAAGCTGAAGGGCATTTACGATTTGGAGCGGTTGGTCGGCCGGATTGCGTTCGGCACGGCCAACGGCCGCGATCTGAATGCGCTCAAGCTGTCGCTGCTGCAAATTCCGGAGCTGAAGGAGCTTTGCTCGGGTTCGGCTTCGGCGACATTGGGCCGCATCGCTTCGGGCATGGATGACTGCGGCGATCTAGCCTCGCTGATAGAAGAAGCGATTGCCGATGATCCGCCCGTTTCGGTCCGCGACGGCGGTCTGATCCGGCCTGGCTTCAACGCCAAGCTGGACGAGCTGCGAGAAGCGTCGACGAACGGGAAACGCTGGATCGCCGATCTGGAAGCGGCGGAGCGCCAGGCGACGGGCATTAAGTCTTTGAAGGTCGGCTACAACAAAGTGTTTGGTTATTATATTGAAATTACGAAATCGAATCTGACTTCTCTGCCTGAAGGCCGGTACGAACGCAAGCAGACGCTGGCGAACGCGGAGCGGTTTGTAACACCGGAGCTGAAGGAACGCGAAGCGCTGATTCTGGAAGCCGAGGACCGGATGCTCGATTTGGAATACGGGCTGTTCTCGGAGGTGCGCGATCAGCTGAGCGCCAACATTCCTCGTCTGCAGCGTCTGGCCGAAGCGGTCGCCGAAATTGATGTGCTGCGTTCTTTGGCCGCGGTTAGCGCGGAGTCCGGGTTTGTCAGACCGGTGCTGACGGACGGTTATGATTTTGTCGTCGAGAACGGCAGACACCCCGTTGTAGAGACAGTGATGGAAGGCAGCAGCTTTATCGCCAACGGAACGAATCTGAAGCGGGACGCCAGCATTCTGCTGATCACGGGACCCAATATGGCCGGCAAAAGCACTTACATGCGCCAGGTGGCGCTGATTTCAATCATGGCGCAGATCGGCTGCTTTGTTCCGGCCGGGCGGGCAGAGATTCCGATGGTGGACCGGATCTTCACCCGCATCGGCGCTGCGGACGACCTGATTGGCGGCCAAAGCACCTTTATGGTGGAGATGGCGGATATTCAGGTCATGACGGAGAAAGCTACGCCGCGCAGCTTGATCATCATCGACGAGCTTGGGCGCGGGACATCCACGACCGAAGGCATTGCCATTGCCCAGGCCGTGATTGAATATGTGCATGACGTTATCGGCTGCAAGGCGCTGGTCTCGACCCATTTTCACGAGCTGGCTCATCTGGAATCCGGCTTGTCCAAGCTCCGCAACTATTCGATGGCGGTTCAGGAAAGCGGCGATAAGGTCCATTTCCTGCGCAAGCTTGTTCCCGGCGCGGCAAGCACGAGCTACGGCATTTATTGCGCCAAACTGGCCGGTCTTCCGGCAGCGATCACGGACCGGGCTTCAAGTCTGCTGGGCGACCTGGAGAAGGTCTCGGTTCTGGCGGTGTCCGGCGAAGCTGTCAAGGCGGCTGTGCCGGAGCAGGCTTTGAGCACGGCTGCCCCTGATGCGGCCGGGCAAGCAGATTCCGGCCGTTCCGGTATTCGGCTGCCGGGAGCCGGCGGTTCCGAGGTGCGGTATTCTGCCCAAGAGACCGCGGACTCGGGGAAGGCTCTGGCCGAAACGGCCGCAGCCGCCGAGCAGGAGGTTGTGCAGCTCTCCATCTTTGGAGACGAGCAGGCGGAACAGGCGGTGTCCGGTTCGGCTGCTTCGGCCAAAGAAGAAGCGAAGCTTCGCGGGCTGGTGAAGCAGCTCAAACAGGCCGACATCATGAACATGACGCCGCTGCAGGCGATGGGACTGCTGAATGAACTTAAGATGAAAGCGAAAGATTTGTAA
- a CDS encoding ABC transporter substrate-binding protein → MKKPRIAAAALAMLVAVLLLSGCGAKDGNIKIGEVTRSVFYAPQYVALEKGFFKDEGLNVELQTTAGGDKTMTALLAGQINVALVGAETSIYVYQQGAEDPVINFAGLTQTDGTFLVAREDKGAFDWDQLKGSIFLGQRKGGMPQMAGEFTLKKHGIDPHGDLELIQNIDFANITAAFASGTGQYVQLFEPQASIFEKEGRGHVVASFGTESGKLPYTVFMAKQSYIKNNQEKIQKFTNALQKAQTWVQEHSPEEIAQAIAPYFKDTDMDILTSSVKRYKEQGTYAETPAITEEQWNNLQNVMESAGELKEKVEMQSVVDPAFAEKAAGDVK, encoded by the coding sequence ATGAAGAAACCGCGTATCGCCGCTGCGGCCCTAGCGATGCTGGTTGCAGTCCTTCTGCTGAGCGGCTGCGGAGCAAAGGACGGGAACATCAAGATCGGGGAAGTGACCCGTTCGGTCTTTTACGCCCCGCAGTATGTCGCTTTGGAGAAAGGCTTTTTTAAGGATGAGGGGCTGAATGTAGAGCTCCAGACAACGGCCGGTGGCGACAAGACGATGACCGCCCTTCTGGCCGGACAGATCAACGTGGCGCTGGTCGGCGCCGAAACGTCGATTTATGTGTACCAACAGGGAGCCGAGGATCCGGTTATCAACTTTGCGGGCCTTACGCAAACGGACGGCACATTCCTGGTGGCGCGTGAGGATAAAGGAGCTTTTGACTGGGATCAGCTTAAAGGGAGCATCTTCCTCGGACAGCGCAAAGGCGGCATGCCGCAAATGGCAGGCGAATTTACACTGAAGAAACACGGCATCGATCCCCATGGCGATCTGGAACTGATCCAAAACATCGATTTTGCCAACATTACAGCGGCATTCGCTTCCGGCACAGGCCAATATGTCCAGCTGTTTGAGCCGCAGGCGTCGATTTTTGAGAAAGAAGGCCGGGGCCATGTTGTAGCTTCCTTCGGTACGGAAAGCGGCAAACTCCCTTATACCGTGTTTATGGCTAAACAAAGCTATATCAAAAACAATCAGGAGAAGATCCAGAAATTCACCAACGCTCTGCAGAAAGCCCAGACTTGGGTGCAGGAGCACTCGCCGGAGGAAATCGCTCAGGCTATCGCTCCTTACTTTAAAGATACGGATATGGATATTCTGACCAGTTCGGTGAAGCGGTATAAAGAACAAGGCACCTATGCCGAGACCCCGGCTATTACCGAGGAGCAGTGGAACAATCTGCAGAATGTAATGGAATCGGCGGGCGAGCTGAAAGAAAAAGTCGAGATGCAAAGTGTTGTAGATCCGGCTTTCGCCGAGAAAGCGGCAGGGGACGTTAAGTAA
- the cotE gene encoding outer spore coat protein CotE yields MPSKYQSREIITKAICGKGRKFSTVTHTVTPPHNPSSILGAWIINHQYEAVAAGDGIEVIGTYDVNIWYSYDKNSQTAVAKEKISYVENVPLTYLDGRHRSSTVEVTAEAIQEPSTVEATVSGGGSVLIRVEREFAVELVAETKLNVLVLPGGDDYEDKDFDFGGDDGDYDDLDPDLLDEDL; encoded by the coding sequence ATGCCATCGAAATATCAAAGTAGAGAGATTATCACGAAGGCGATCTGCGGCAAAGGTCGTAAGTTCTCTACCGTAACACATACCGTGACTCCGCCTCACAATCCGTCGAGTATTCTGGGGGCCTGGATTATCAACCACCAATACGAAGCGGTAGCTGCGGGAGACGGAATTGAAGTTATTGGTACTTACGATGTCAACATCTGGTATTCCTATGACAAAAACTCGCAGACAGCCGTGGCTAAGGAAAAAATATCCTATGTGGAGAACGTTCCGCTGACCTATCTGGACGGCAGACACCGCTCTTCCACAGTGGAAGTAACCGCGGAAGCCATCCAGGAGCCGAGCACCGTTGAAGCAACGGTATCCGGCGGAGGCAGCGTTCTGATCCGTGTGGAACGCGAGTTCGCCGTTGAGCTCGTCGCTGAAACCAAACTCAATGTACTCGTATTGCCTGGCGGGGATGATTACGAGGACAAAGATTTTGACTTTGGCGGAGATGACGGGGATTACGACGATTTGGACCCTGATCTTCTGGACGAAGATCTGTAA
- a CDS encoding ABC transporter permease → MREEFARYQRQGKRTTRWVRTVQLFILLALIGFWELAGRMRWIDVLIFSYPSKVFRQIGQDAWSGELWPHIGMTVTETVIGFLLGTLVGTLLAVLIWWSPFLSRVLDPYMVVFNSMPKVALGPIFIVMFGGGFTAIVATTLSITVITTTLVVYTSFKETDANYIKVVRTFGGSKRDVFAKVMLPASFPAIVSTLKVNVGLSWVGVIVGEFLVAKIGLGYLIIYGFQVFNFTLVFASLVIIAIVATLMYQLVVYLESVLVKRR, encoded by the coding sequence GTGCGTGAGGAATTTGCCCGCTACCAGAGACAAGGCAAACGGACGACAAGGTGGGTCCGGACGGTTCAGTTGTTCATTCTGCTGGCGCTGATCGGCTTCTGGGAGCTGGCGGGCCGCATGCGCTGGATCGACGTGCTGATCTTCAGCTACCCATCGAAGGTATTCCGCCAGATCGGCCAGGATGCCTGGAGCGGCGAGCTTTGGCCGCATATCGGCATGACGGTTACGGAGACGGTCATCGGCTTTCTGCTTGGCACGCTTGTAGGCACGCTGCTGGCCGTGCTGATCTGGTGGTCGCCGTTTCTGTCCAGAGTTCTTGATCCCTATATGGTTGTCTTCAACAGCATGCCGAAGGTGGCGCTTGGACCGATCTTTATCGTCATGTTCGGCGGCGGATTTACGGCGATCGTGGCAACGACGTTGTCCATAACCGTTATTACGACGACTTTGGTCGTTTATACGAGCTTTAAAGAGACCGATGCCAATTACATTAAGGTCGTCCGAACCTTTGGCGGCAGCAAAAGAGATGTATTTGCCAAGGTGATGCTGCCGGCCTCCTTCCCGGCTATCGTCTCGACCTTGAAGGTCAACGTTGGCTTGTCATGGGTAGGGGTTATCGTCGGCGAATTCCTGGTGGCCAAAATTGGCCTCGGCTACTTGATTATCTATGGCTTCCAGGTGTTCAACTTTACGCTGGTTTTTGCCAGTCTGGTGATCATTGCGATTGTCGCTACCCTGATGTACCAGCTGGTAGTTTATCTGGAATCGGTTCTGGTGAAGAGGCGCTGA
- a CDS encoding aromatic acid exporter family protein yields MGFRVIKTAIATLIAILVADTAGIPGAMSAGLLAILGVDVTRKRSLRSVSARFFASVVGLVLCFILFRFIGFQIWVLIVYILVGFPLIAKLNFKEGIVTSSVCVFRVFNGGDVSFHMFIEQILLLVVGLGSAMLVNLVYMPKEEDRLASIRREVNRLFATIFQHIAETLRNPEDEWNGEELILAEKMIDNGVTLAKRGLENQVIHTDESWAVYFYMRREHLDRIESMMELISQVYRKMPQTELAARVFDQLSADVLEPHYTGKTEQRLRQLEADFKAMELPATREEFEMRAAILQLCRELNEYLNISKRDKKPLKAGREKAVLEGK; encoded by the coding sequence ATGGGATTTCGGGTTATTAAGACAGCTATTGCGACATTGATTGCCATTCTGGTAGCGGACACGGCCGGCATACCGGGCGCCATGTCTGCGGGGCTCCTTGCCATTTTGGGCGTTGATGTCACCAGAAAAAGAAGCCTGAGATCGGTCTCGGCGCGTTTTTTCGCCTCGGTGGTTGGCCTTGTATTATGTTTTATTTTATTCCGTTTCATCGGCTTTCAGATTTGGGTGCTGATCGTGTATATTCTGGTCGGGTTCCCGCTGATTGCCAAACTTAACTTTAAGGAAGGGATTGTAACCAGCTCCGTCTGCGTGTTTAGGGTCTTTAACGGGGGCGATGTCAGCTTCCATATGTTTATTGAACAAATTTTGCTGCTGGTGGTTGGTCTAGGCTCGGCGATGCTGGTTAATCTGGTTTATATGCCAAAGGAGGAAGACAGGCTGGCGTCAATCCGGCGTGAGGTCAACCGGCTGTTTGCTACGATCTTCCAGCATATTGCCGAAACGCTGCGAAATCCTGAGGATGAGTGGAACGGGGAAGAGCTGATTTTGGCGGAGAAAATGATTGATAACGGCGTAACCCTCGCTAAACGCGGGCTGGAGAACCAGGTCATTCATACGGATGAATCCTGGGCCGTATATTTCTATATGCGCAGAGAACATCTGGACCGGATCGAAAGCATGATGGAGCTGATTTCCCAGGTTTATCGAAAAATGCCGCAAACGGAGCTTGCCGCGCGTGTCTTCGACCAGCTGAGCGCGGATGTTCTCGAACCTCATTATACCGGCAAAACGGAGCAGCGGCTGCGGCAGCTGGAGGCCGATTTCAAAGCCATGGAACTTCCTGCGACCAGAGAGGAATTTGAGATGCGGGCCGCTATTCTGCAGCTGTGCCGCGAGCTGAACGAATATTTGAATATCTCGAAACGGGATAAGAAACCTTTGAAGGCCGGGAGAGAGAAGGCCGTGCTGGAAGGAAAATAA
- a CDS encoding putative amidoligase domain-containing protein, translated as MTLAEMTGITTIWTLIFWTKICKTKLAPQAPTIDVCYAAVMAAERAYALFFLVYLFWGSAPQPRRRWPPMSRYSDQQLHHPIEIYVGEGPEADRFVRRLNKELLRLMAEAGQAGEQEPERGQERSREKDQELQQARRHKPAELSGWLAAGLKPLPEGAAPLRMNSGAQAFAARSAAAAARRLSLAGLVPARQGKRRDGYRRRFEVTVFGVRAVHTAEVGGVGAGSSLGANAGAAGGVGVGQEESSQPDSPWHRRLEKLAVKALYTQGLDFGQVTLEAGDAGWEIARMTACPAFRTPEAARAFAAAVLETAEGWRAEAERGAERLVNGRSAGAVGQAEDPELFGSGSGDLLLGMDPEFLLFDPGAGKIIPASRFLSRTGAAGCDSVWIRGRRRFPLAELRPDPAGEPKAALRQLMGAMREAARQIGDAPLAWLAGGLPQPGLPLGGHLHFSGVVLTPQLLRALDHFLALPVALLEDSRSASRRPRYGCLGDFRRQSHGGFEYRTLPSFLVSPVVTKGTVALALLVASVYKSGALPEVPPLPASALEAFYTGDRTALRPFALRALEQAEALPSFSSYQLYIDPMFKAVRSGRTWDESVDIRKAWKLAGNPPGQRA; from the coding sequence TTGACTTTGGCGGAGATGACGGGGATTACGACGATTTGGACCCTGATCTTCTGGACGAAGATCTGTAAGACGAAACTCGCCCCACAAGCACCAACAATTGATGTATGTTATGCAGCTGTGATGGCAGCGGAGAGGGCGTATGCCCTCTTTTTTTTGGTTTATTTATTTTGGGGATCAGCACCTCAACCGAGAAGGAGATGGCCGCCGATGAGCCGGTATTCCGACCAGCAGCTTCATCATCCTATAGAAATCTATGTCGGAGAAGGACCCGAAGCAGACCGTTTTGTGCGCCGATTGAACAAGGAGCTGCTGCGTCTTATGGCGGAGGCGGGGCAGGCAGGGGAGCAGGAGCCAGAGCGGGGACAAGAGAGAAGCCGGGAAAAGGATCAAGAGCTGCAGCAAGCTCGCCGCCATAAGCCGGCGGAGCTTTCGGGCTGGCTGGCGGCGGGGTTGAAGCCGCTGCCGGAAGGGGCGGCGCCGCTGCGGATGAACAGCGGCGCGCAAGCTTTTGCCGCGCGCTCTGCGGCAGCCGCGGCGCGGCGCCTGTCCTTGGCCGGGCTGGTGCCGGCCAGGCAGGGCAAGCGGCGTGACGGGTACCGCCGCCGCTTTGAAGTGACGGTCTTCGGCGTTCGTGCGGTGCACACGGCCGAAGTGGGAGGCGTGGGCGCCGGCTCCAGCCTTGGCGCTAACGCCGGCGCCGCTGGCGGTGTTGGCGTTGGGCAAGAGGAATCCTCTCAGCCGGATTCCCCTTGGCACCGCCGGCTGGAGAAACTGGCCGTCAAGGCGCTCTATACGCAAGGGCTGGACTTTGGACAGGTGACGCTTGAAGCCGGGGATGCCGGCTGGGAGATTGCCCGGATGACGGCCTGTCCGGCGTTCAGGACGCCCGAAGCCGCCCGAGCTTTCGCCGCAGCGGTGCTTGAGACGGCTGAAGGCTGGCGGGCTGAAGCCGAGAGGGGGGCAGAGCGGCTGGTGAACGGCCGTTCTGCCGGGGCGGTCGGGCAGGCGGAGGATCCGGAGCTCTTCGGCAGCGGCAGCGGTGACTTGCTGCTCGGCATGGACCCCGAGTTCCTGCTGTTCGACCCGGGCGCCGGCAAAATCATCCCGGCCTCCCGGTTCCTCAGCCGAACCGGAGCCGCCGGCTGCGACTCCGTCTGGATCCGCGGCCGCCGCCGCTTCCCGCTGGCGGAGCTGCGCCCGGATCCGGCGGGCGAGCCGAAGGCCGCCCTCCGCCAGCTCATGGGCGCCATGCGCGAAGCCGCCCGGCAGATCGGCGATGCGCCGCTCGCCTGGCTGGCCGGCGGCCTGCCGCAGCCGGGGCTGCCGCTCGGCGGCCACCTGCACTTCAGCGGCGTGGTGCTGACGCCGCAGCTGCTGCGCGCCCTGGATCACTTCCTGGCGCTCCCGGTCGCGCTGCTCGAGGACAGCCGCAGCGCGTCCAGACGTCCGCGCTACGGCTGCCTCGGCGATTTCCGCCGGCAGAGCCACGGCGGCTTCGAATACCGGACGCTGCCCAGCTTCCTTGTGTCCCCGGTGGTGACCAAGGGAACGGTTGCGCTGGCGCTGCTGGTGGCGTCCGTCTACAAAAGCGGCGCGCTGCCCGAGGTCCCGCCTCTCCCTGCGTCCGCGCTTGAAGCCTTCTACACGGGCGACCGGACGGCCCTTCGACCGTTTGCCCTGCGGGCGCTGGAGCAGGCGGAGGCGCTGCCTTCTTTTTCAAGCTACCAGCTTTATATAGATCCGATGTTCAAAGCCGTTCGGTCCGGGCGGACCTGGGACGAAAGCGTGGATATTCGCAAAGCCTGGAAGCTTGCGGGGAATCCGCCTGGACAACGGGCGTAA
- a CDS encoding ABC transporter ATP-binding protein → MTQPVIELRNISHVYVTDREATLALQDINLKVEPGEFVSLVGPSGCGKTTLLSVMAGLLKPSTGEVLLDGKPLKAGSNKAGYMLQHDYLFPWRTILDNALIGLELTKQLTKERIQKVKDLLDGMGLGGTWNLYPSQLSGGMRQRVALVRTLATDPDVLLLDEPFSALDYQTKLQLEDLIVDTLRERKKTAVLVTHDLSEAIAVSDRVIVLAAHPGRIRTTFDIPKEIRETAPFYARDQEGFAELFHQVWKELEAEKEEVQP, encoded by the coding sequence ATGACCCAACCTGTCATTGAACTGCGGAACATCAGCCACGTGTATGTCACGGACCGGGAGGCGACGCTGGCCCTGCAGGATATCAACCTGAAAGTGGAGCCCGGAGAATTCGTGAGTCTTGTAGGACCAAGCGGATGCGGCAAAACCACGCTTCTCTCCGTGATGGCTGGACTGCTGAAGCCGTCGACGGGGGAAGTGCTGCTGGACGGCAAGCCGCTTAAGGCGGGCAGCAACAAAGCCGGCTATATGCTTCAGCACGACTATTTGTTTCCTTGGCGGACGATTCTGGATAATGCCTTGATCGGTCTGGAGCTGACCAAACAGCTGACCAAAGAGCGGATTCAGAAGGTGAAGGATCTGCTGGACGGTATGGGACTGGGCGGGACCTGGAACTTATATCCGAGCCAGCTGTCCGGCGGCATGCGGCAGCGGGTAGCGCTCGTCCGGACTTTGGCGACTGACCCGGATGTGCTGCTGCTGGATGAGCCGTTCTCTGCTTTGGACTACCAGACCAAATTGCAGCTGGAAGATTTGATCGTGGATACGCTTCGGGAACGGAAGAAGACAGCAGTGCTCGTCACCCATGATTTAAGCGAAGCTATCGCGGTAAGCGACCGGGTGATTGTGCTGGCTGCCCATCCGGGCCGGATCCGTACGACCTTTGATATCCCAAAGGAAATCCGGGAAACGGCTCCTTTCTACGCGAGGGATCAGGAAGGTTTTGCCGAGCTGTTCCATCAGGTCTGGAAGGAGCTTGAGGCCGAGAAGGAGGAGGTGCAGCCGTGA